Proteins encoded together in one Glandiceps talaboti chromosome 11, keGlaTala1.1, whole genome shotgun sequence window:
- the LOC144441945 gene encoding cysteine protease ATG4B-like isoform X3, protein MDVAMSNSACVTYESAPLEFEDFPRTNESVYILGKSYNLLEDRGELHSDIRSKIWITYRKNFTAIGGTGPTGDNGWGCMLRCGQMILAQALILRHLGRDWRWKPKQLQSDTYYRILRSFLDRKDSCYSIHQIAQMGVSEGKEIGQWYGPNTVAQVLRKLSLFDDWSSIAIHIAMDNTIVAEDIRKLCRHIKGKSKESSGQKNRPVAAAMGASNGDSQEIWKPLVLFIPLRLGLSEINPLYISTLKKCFRMKQSIGVIGGKPNHAHYFIGYFKDTLVYLDPHTTQPTVDIDKWAQIPDQSYHIKDPSRMNIQHLDPSIALGFFCADEEDFNDFCRTINKMVISGEDRPMFELTDERPSHWPPFHPSSQVSDRPLGAVESTYDVPDEAEVKYDTDEEFELL, encoded by the exons cATGTGTGACATACGAGAGTGCGCCGTTAGAATTTGAAGACTTCCCAAGGACAAATGAAAGTGTATATATTTTAGgaaaaagttacaatttactaGAAGACAGAGGTGAACTACACAGTGATATACGGTCTAAGATATGGATTACTTATAGGAAGAATTTCACTGCAATAG gTGGCACTGGACCAACAGGTGACAATGGCTGGGGTTGTATGCTTAGATGTGGACAAATGATACTGGCACAAGCCTTGATTCTCAGGCATTTAGGACGTG ACTGGCGATGGAAACCCAAACAATTGCAAAGTGATACATATTATAGGATACTCAGGTCATTTCTAGATAGGAAAGACAGCTGTTATTCTATTCATCAAATTG CACAAATGGGTGTCAGTGAGGGTAAGGAAATAGGACAGTGGTATGGTCCTAACACAGTAGCACAAGTATTAagaaaattgtcattatttgatGACTGGAGTTCTATAGCCATACATATCGCAATGGATAACACTATAGTAGCTGAGGATATTA GAAAACTATGTAGACATATTAAAGGGAAGTCAAAAGAATCATCCGGTCAAAAGAATCGTCCGGTGGCAGCAGCGATGGGTGCCAGTAATGGAGATTCACAGGAGATATGGAAACCATTAGTATTATTTATTCCTTTACGACTAGGCTTGAGTGAAATCAACCCACTTTATATTAGTACTCTGAAAAAGTGTTTTAGAATGAAACAATCGATTGGAGTGATAGGTGGAAAACCAAACCATGCACATTATTTTATTGGTTATTTTA AGGACACATTAGTATACTTAGATCCCCACACAACTCAGCCTACGGTTGATATAGACAAGTGGGCCCAAATACCGGACCAAAGTTATCATATCAAAGACCCAAGTCGTATGAATATTCAACATTTAGATCCTTCAATAGCACTT GGTTTCTTTTGTGCAGATGAAGAGGATTTTAATGACTTCTGCCGAACTATTAacaaa ATGGTAATATCTGGAGAAGACCGTCCTATGTTTGAGTTGACAGATGAAAGACCATCTCACTGGCCACCATTTCATCCATCTAGTCAGGTTTCAGACAGACCACTTG GTGCAGTGGAATCAACATATGATGTACCAGATGAAGCAGAGGTGAAATATGACACAGACGAAGAATTTGAATTACTATGA
- the LOC144441945 gene encoding cysteine protease ATG4B-like isoform X2 translates to MANLHYALPYSTLSHMDYPNLACVTYESAPLEFEDFPRTNESVYILGKSYNLLEDRGELHSDIRSKIWITYRKNFTAIGGTGPTGDNGWGCMLRCGQMILAQALILRHLGRDWRWKPKQLQSDTYYRILRSFLDRKDSCYSIHQIAQMGVSEGKEIGQWYGPNTVAQVLRKLSLFDDWSSIAIHIAMDNTIVAEDIRKLCRHIKGKSKESSGQKNRPVAAAMGASNGDSQEIWKPLVLFIPLRLGLSEINPLYISTLKKCFRMKQSIGVIGGKPNHAHYFIGYFKDTLVYLDPHTTQPTVDIDKWAQIPDQSYHIKDPSRMNIQHLDPSIALGFFCADEEDFNDFCRTINKMVISGEDRPMFELTDERPSHWPPFHPSSQVSDRPLGAVESTYDVPDEAEVKYDTDEEFELL, encoded by the exons cATGTGTGACATACGAGAGTGCGCCGTTAGAATTTGAAGACTTCCCAAGGACAAATGAAAGTGTATATATTTTAGgaaaaagttacaatttactaGAAGACAGAGGTGAACTACACAGTGATATACGGTCTAAGATATGGATTACTTATAGGAAGAATTTCACTGCAATAG gTGGCACTGGACCAACAGGTGACAATGGCTGGGGTTGTATGCTTAGATGTGGACAAATGATACTGGCACAAGCCTTGATTCTCAGGCATTTAGGACGTG ACTGGCGATGGAAACCCAAACAATTGCAAAGTGATACATATTATAGGATACTCAGGTCATTTCTAGATAGGAAAGACAGCTGTTATTCTATTCATCAAATTG CACAAATGGGTGTCAGTGAGGGTAAGGAAATAGGACAGTGGTATGGTCCTAACACAGTAGCACAAGTATTAagaaaattgtcattatttgatGACTGGAGTTCTATAGCCATACATATCGCAATGGATAACACTATAGTAGCTGAGGATATTA GAAAACTATGTAGACATATTAAAGGGAAGTCAAAAGAATCATCCGGTCAAAAGAATCGTCCGGTGGCAGCAGCGATGGGTGCCAGTAATGGAGATTCACAGGAGATATGGAAACCATTAGTATTATTTATTCCTTTACGACTAGGCTTGAGTGAAATCAACCCACTTTATATTAGTACTCTGAAAAAGTGTTTTAGAATGAAACAATCGATTGGAGTGATAGGTGGAAAACCAAACCATGCACATTATTTTATTGGTTATTTTA AGGACACATTAGTATACTTAGATCCCCACACAACTCAGCCTACGGTTGATATAGACAAGTGGGCCCAAATACCGGACCAAAGTTATCATATCAAAGACCCAAGTCGTATGAATATTCAACATTTAGATCCTTCAATAGCACTT GGTTTCTTTTGTGCAGATGAAGAGGATTTTAATGACTTCTGCCGAACTATTAacaaa ATGGTAATATCTGGAGAAGACCGTCCTATGTTTGAGTTGACAGATGAAAGACCATCTCACTGGCCACCATTTCATCCATCTAGTCAGGTTTCAGACAGACCACTTG GTGCAGTGGAATCAACATATGATGTACCAGATGAAGCAGAGGTGAAATATGACACAGACGAAGAATTTGAATTACTATGA
- the LOC144441945 gene encoding cysteine protease ATG4B-like isoform X1 → MIVTPVFYLHELLSTRSGSPPCTPSSMSSYGMPACVTYESAPLEFEDFPRTNESVYILGKSYNLLEDRGELHSDIRSKIWITYRKNFTAIGGTGPTGDNGWGCMLRCGQMILAQALILRHLGRDWRWKPKQLQSDTYYRILRSFLDRKDSCYSIHQIAQMGVSEGKEIGQWYGPNTVAQVLRKLSLFDDWSSIAIHIAMDNTIVAEDIRKLCRHIKGKSKESSGQKNRPVAAAMGASNGDSQEIWKPLVLFIPLRLGLSEINPLYISTLKKCFRMKQSIGVIGGKPNHAHYFIGYFKDTLVYLDPHTTQPTVDIDKWAQIPDQSYHIKDPSRMNIQHLDPSIALGFFCADEEDFNDFCRTINKMVISGEDRPMFELTDERPSHWPPFHPSSQVSDRPLGAVESTYDVPDEAEVKYDTDEEFELL, encoded by the exons cATGTGTGACATACGAGAGTGCGCCGTTAGAATTTGAAGACTTCCCAAGGACAAATGAAAGTGTATATATTTTAGgaaaaagttacaatttactaGAAGACAGAGGTGAACTACACAGTGATATACGGTCTAAGATATGGATTACTTATAGGAAGAATTTCACTGCAATAG gTGGCACTGGACCAACAGGTGACAATGGCTGGGGTTGTATGCTTAGATGTGGACAAATGATACTGGCACAAGCCTTGATTCTCAGGCATTTAGGACGTG ACTGGCGATGGAAACCCAAACAATTGCAAAGTGATACATATTATAGGATACTCAGGTCATTTCTAGATAGGAAAGACAGCTGTTATTCTATTCATCAAATTG CACAAATGGGTGTCAGTGAGGGTAAGGAAATAGGACAGTGGTATGGTCCTAACACAGTAGCACAAGTATTAagaaaattgtcattatttgatGACTGGAGTTCTATAGCCATACATATCGCAATGGATAACACTATAGTAGCTGAGGATATTA GAAAACTATGTAGACATATTAAAGGGAAGTCAAAAGAATCATCCGGTCAAAAGAATCGTCCGGTGGCAGCAGCGATGGGTGCCAGTAATGGAGATTCACAGGAGATATGGAAACCATTAGTATTATTTATTCCTTTACGACTAGGCTTGAGTGAAATCAACCCACTTTATATTAGTACTCTGAAAAAGTGTTTTAGAATGAAACAATCGATTGGAGTGATAGGTGGAAAACCAAACCATGCACATTATTTTATTGGTTATTTTA AGGACACATTAGTATACTTAGATCCCCACACAACTCAGCCTACGGTTGATATAGACAAGTGGGCCCAAATACCGGACCAAAGTTATCATATCAAAGACCCAAGTCGTATGAATATTCAACATTTAGATCCTTCAATAGCACTT GGTTTCTTTTGTGCAGATGAAGAGGATTTTAATGACTTCTGCCGAACTATTAacaaa ATGGTAATATCTGGAGAAGACCGTCCTATGTTTGAGTTGACAGATGAAAGACCATCTCACTGGCCACCATTTCATCCATCTAGTCAGGTTTCAGACAGACCACTTG GTGCAGTGGAATCAACATATGATGTACCAGATGAAGCAGAGGTGAAATATGACACAGACGAAGAATTTGAATTACTATGA